A portion of the Myripristis murdjan chromosome 13, fMyrMur1.1, whole genome shotgun sequence genome contains these proteins:
- the LOC115370702 gene encoding uncharacterized protein LOC115370702 encodes MVAVIRTHLKACVNMKFHQYRVLGFIEVIPWSMADYLNVSRGFEPQRDPGDLHYYGQIPALNDCVYRYMYRSKYVALHDMDELILPQTVDSWRELLPLLELNYGVDFCYKFENYVFPNTFKLPPPTPQPRHHLPEKCCPSWQSVSGVNILEHLYHEPDNFMRYSNHKIIVNPRVVFAPTVHGVLKSEKGCTWVHKSFARMYHTRPPALRDLTADQLVYDDRLLGYSARLILAVNAVLQKAGLIQEESTQ; translated from the exons ATGGTGGCAGTGATTagaacacatttaaaagcaTGCGTCAATATGAAATTTCATCAGTACAGAGTCCTCG GTTTTATTGAGGTGATTCCCTGGTCGATGGCCGATTATCTGAATGTGTCTCGAGGTTTTGAGCCTCAGCGTGACCCTGGTGACCTTCACTACTATGGCCAGATCCCCGCTCTCAACGACTGTGTCTACAGATACATGTATCGCAGCAAATATGTGGCCCTGCACGATATGGATGAACTCATTCTGCCTCAAACAGTGGACAG ctggagggagctgctgcCTCTGTTGGAGCTGAATTACGGCGTTGACTTCTGCTACAAATTTGAGAACTACGTGTTTCCCAACACGTTCAAGTTGCCTCCTCCAACCCCGCAACCTCGTCATCACCTGCCAGAAAAATGTTGCCCCAGCTGGCAAAGTGTATCTGGGGTTAACATCCTGGAGCACCTGTACCATGAACCTGACAACTTCATGAGGTACAGCAACCACAAGATCATTGTCAACCCCAGAGTGGTGTTCGCCCCCACCGTCCACGGTGTGCTGAAATCAGAGAAGGGCTGTACGTGGGTTCACAAAAGCTTCGCACGGATGTACCACACAAG GCCTCCAGCGCTGAGAGATTTGACAGCAGACCAGCTGGTTTATGACGACCGACTGCTCGGCTACAGCGCTCGCCTCATTCTCGCTGTCAATGCTGTGCTCCAAAAGGCTGGACTCATTCAGGAGGAAAGCACACAATAA